The Chloroherpetonaceae bacterium genome window below encodes:
- a CDS encoding T9SS type A sorting domain-containing protein, translated as MKHSVRLFFVLLLSTKMLYAQFIATPPVQDGIISPSEYGTHTSGVNNGGDGNRWFMTWDDTNLYIGINNANRTEAAVIYLSANPPTPINSGTDADGTIVGQLYDNTNFAELQFRADIAMYVKNDYREYRTANGSNGWGPQTTSFGTYNDNGSNIREFTLPWSAIGGRPAFFAWFGYVTTSGGSIYGEVPSQVADGPIGTTARWGFYNIINNTNDGTSIAPFSRPSYVFTLDTDIATFNAISVYDFTMNTSGRSITRGTGNWTITGNLLINQGTVSFGSTASTCSVSGNTTVGSNGTFTLSTNSSAAFSIEGNFTVEPNATINGNSSPFTFTGSNSQTIGGRQSITLSNVFINKPTGSVELNSGTNLTLNGASAGNTIHISNEVGLNLNGNRLTIQGSSGTILASGATSSTARTISGGVGSEIRFEGVRALSAMDSRTWEFGSNVNLIVSEGARFINTANLFLSQTPTINGELSISGSSASITGITAVNYGQNSKLTLAISSYTVNAGDIFWPSTAGPRSIEIDVVSFNLNESRTVEGTFTFRRTFTINPAVDLRINGTIEFLAGSGIGPTVNGTLTYGPNSTLSFNSISLITAPEALKVWPVSTNRPRNVSVSGSQVQAAGQTVEGLLTVSNNLAITTSLTVVDTLRINTGGFISLNSPTYNLGTSTLHYNTGGTYGRNLEWGTTNPHNVRLSNNTVLDLGANSGTAVARTCTGNLTIDSGSLLEMAGTFPMTADLTVFGNANISGQLRLSNLVGGDLRTAGNLTVNSGGLFTTNNRALFLFDDFDQTLTGSGTLNLDYLFINKAVGTVFLGSPLSLNATAGTVLSISPGTRVDLGSHNFTLANDNGVVSIGDASTAAIIGSATTTGNFIIAGNKSFTSSDNTLRLEANLQLNSGKTLTLEKNTIEFERGITGSGALVGNVDATVRILNNNGFNAPFGILRLETITELKSLEVNRDSQTILLGQNISINGILTINNGLLDLNGNNINLGTTGLYNQPNLQIGAVINSRLNTLAFVQSEADFTGAVGGTEPGFIGLAISSSEILGVTTFRWYPSSRKVGSGSIRRFYSIQPANNGTLTEVFQRFSGISGTFDEVEGNDPAALSFYSSNDINFTSSTLRSIFFSTNFVKATTDNIPLTAGSPTFFTLAAPAYIDFTVQDGDWEDPNTWNNNQVPPANASLTLNNRVNAYNPSYFVGDLTFNDGSFLDLGNTSTLFLKNGFSLINNGSDTARIIPQTRDIQNYPRVVMNGLTTLNGIFELSVASVSGELSIPASSHLKVLDTLILSRSGTISRSGTISFEGVPDSPSEKAGIRYEGFGAETKTVGQEWVTGNQVIPINQVSLAYPNYIHTLRIGGVGTYQVQLPSSSEYSLRGGFQIEENTAFILQSSSTNKLNIAPYTNEISELIINGSLTTNNRTIFINSPNAYLTSSNQVTLGRLHLLRSALFVQAPILRFTTPGHSIYTRDTTVSSVNYNGLSEILLQGNTISLPTNAGIFALQSTSSSALRFRSTTQKGIVRFDGVGTIRTSNPPSVSNEIIFENSSELQLEDALNLTSGDNVFIEGGVRLLPGSFVVGDSLHFRGESSELIYATDGGAYGIGREWPAVNRPRVVTAGSVGITNLNSNRVVRKLTMLGNVTSTAGSPTLFADSIYANSTQFIRAGTAFNISVSDSGLFQSSRTDGLNGHAGTGVTLNFGTLSDFVFNPTTNGNFNAGTLFPTEIRNLTINHQGSEGFNTITLNDFIQLRDTLRLENGVLNLNDNLELGLLFSSFIQNNGRFTGAFNSGYFRKIVQTGGGTLSTVQTLPVYGQLEQVLHYAAGTLELDVVGFTSLQPTRLHLSGKLALVGAASSVWLRNTDPTSLTRTGNGWIIGNTAFPTTFSFQRDFDGTSGTYIYPVGTALYYKGVEIEYQDFVVGPGATVAVTYVDVPSGTGGLGFFDNGVQIENVAPHSWIIQKLNCDLNRGTLRIFNQGVDGIGNVPLLRLANSSDGGITWQSVSGSSFTYSNSVDNGFSPPLYNVTVNDVSISSLSPRFTYAGNWADNPLPVELAEFTATSKEIGMVLNWRTSSEINSHGFTISRKRVNETEWKTLASYRTAAGLKAKNVSNGAAYQFIDESDMALGEKLEYRFEETGFDGKHEHLKSISVESRFDNQVREFALSQNYPNPFNPTTTIRYDLKERADVTLEVYNLLGQKVVILASGNQARGRYQVNFNGISLSSGMYFYRISAKGQNETFTQVKKMMIIK; from the coding sequence ATGAAACACTCCGTACGCCTATTCTTTGTTCTGCTGCTTTCTACCAAAATGCTTTATGCTCAATTTATTGCAACCCCACCGGTTCAAGATGGAATAATTTCTCCTTCTGAATATGGAACACACACTTCAGGTGTGAATAATGGAGGCGATGGCAATCGATGGTTTATGACTTGGGATGATACTAACCTTTACATTGGAATTAACAATGCTAATCGCACCGAGGCGGCGGTCATTTACTTAAGTGCCAACCCGCCAACACCAATTAATTCGGGAACCGATGCCGACGGCACCATCGTTGGGCAGCTTTATGATAATACAAACTTCGCAGAGTTACAGTTTAGAGCAGACATTGCAATGTATGTGAAAAATGATTACCGCGAATACCGAACGGCCAACGGGTCTAACGGTTGGGGGCCTCAAACAACTTCTTTTGGAACTTATAATGATAATGGCAGCAATATTCGAGAATTCACCCTTCCTTGGTCGGCGATTGGCGGCAGGCCAGCATTTTTTGCGTGGTTTGGATATGTGACCACTTCGGGAGGATCCATTTATGGCGAGGTGCCCTCACAAGTTGCTGATGGTCCGATTGGAACAACTGCGCGATGGGGCTTTTATAATATTATCAATAATACCAACGATGGCACAAGTATCGCGCCCTTTTCTAGACCATCGTATGTATTTACGCTTGATACCGATATCGCCACATTTAATGCGATTTCGGTTTATGATTTCACAATGAATACCTCTGGCCGCAGCATAACGCGGGGAACAGGGAATTGGACAATTACAGGAAATTTGCTCATCAATCAAGGCACGGTTTCATTTGGAAGTACGGCATCAACCTGCAGTGTTTCAGGGAATACAACTGTTGGAAGCAACGGAACATTTACACTTTCTACGAATTCATCTGCGGCTTTCTCAATCGAAGGTAATTTCACGGTTGAACCGAATGCCACCATTAATGGAAATTCTTCTCCATTCACTTTTACCGGAAGCAATTCGCAAACGATAGGAGGAAGGCAATCAATTACGCTTTCAAATGTGTTTATCAATAAACCAACGGGAAGTGTAGAATTAAATTCCGGTACGAATCTCACCTTAAATGGCGCAAGTGCTGGAAATACCATACATATTAGCAATGAAGTAGGATTAAACTTGAACGGTAATCGGTTGACCATTCAAGGGTCATCAGGGACAATTTTGGCGTCCGGTGCAACAAGTTCAACCGCGCGAACGATTTCCGGGGGTGTTGGAAGTGAAATTCGTTTCGAGGGAGTAAGAGCGCTTTCGGCAATGGATTCAAGGACTTGGGAGTTTGGAAGCAATGTTAATCTTATTGTAAGCGAAGGGGCAAGATTTATCAACACTGCAAATTTGTTTTTAAGTCAGACTCCAACAATTAATGGCGAGTTATCCATATCAGGTTCATCGGCAAGTATCACAGGAATAACAGCCGTCAATTATGGGCAAAATTCTAAACTTACCTTAGCAATATCAAGTTATACGGTTAATGCAGGCGATATATTTTGGCCATCAACTGCAGGCCCGCGCTCAATCGAAATTGATGTGGTATCATTCAACCTTAATGAAAGTCGTACTGTTGAGGGTACATTTACTTTTCGAAGAACATTTACAATCAATCCCGCAGTTGACTTGAGAATCAATGGAACAATCGAATTTCTAGCAGGTTCAGGCATTGGGCCTACTGTAAATGGCACTTTAACTTACGGGCCAAATTCAACTTTAAGTTTTAATAGTATATCACTTATCACTGCCCCAGAAGCGTTGAAAGTCTGGCCGGTTTCAACCAATCGTCCGAGAAATGTCTCGGTGAGCGGCTCTCAAGTTCAAGCCGCAGGACAAACGGTGGAAGGGTTGCTCACGGTTTCCAATAACTTGGCGATTACAACTTCACTCACCGTCGTTGATACCCTTCGAATCAACACCGGCGGGTTCATCTCTCTAAACTCACCAACCTATAATCTTGGCACTTCAACGCTTCACTACAACACTGGCGGTACTTATGGCAGAAATTTAGAATGGGGTACTACGAACCCACACAATGTTCGATTAAGCAACAACACCGTGCTTGATTTGGGAGCGAATTCAGGAACGGCAGTTGCAAGAACTTGCACCGGAAATCTCACCATCGATTCAGGGTCATTACTGGAGATGGCAGGTACTTTTCCAATGACGGCAGACCTGACCGTTTTCGGAAATGCGAATATTTCCGGGCAACTAAGACTTTCAAACTTGGTGGGAGGAGATTTGCGAACGGCCGGAAATCTCACAGTGAACTCAGGCGGACTATTCACCACCAATAACCGAGCACTATTTTTATTTGATGATTTTGATCAAACCCTTACCGGAAGCGGCACGCTCAATCTCGATTATCTTTTTATCAACAAAGCGGTAGGAACGGTATTTCTGGGCTCACCCCTTTCGCTCAATGCAACCGCAGGAACCGTGCTGAGCATCAGCCCCGGAACGCGGGTTGATTTAGGGAGCCACAATTTCACGCTTGCTAATGATAACGGTGTGGTTTCTATAGGTGATGCATCCACCGCGGCAATTATTGGCTCTGCAACCACTACGGGAAATTTCATTATCGCCGGTAACAAATCATTTACATCAAGCGACAATACACTGAGGCTTGAAGCGAATCTTCAATTGAACAGTGGCAAAACCCTTACACTCGAAAAAAATACGATTGAATTTGAGCGAGGGATAACAGGGAGCGGTGCATTGGTTGGCAACGTTGATGCAACGGTGAGAATCTTAAATAATAATGGTTTTAATGCACCCTTTGGGATTTTGAGATTGGAAACAATTACGGAATTAAAGAGTCTTGAGGTTAATCGAGATTCACAAACAATTTTATTGGGTCAGAATATTTCGATTAATGGTATTCTGACGATTAATAATGGGTTATTGGATTTGAACGGGAATAATATCAATCTCGGTACAACTGGTTTATATAATCAACCTAATTTGCAGATTGGGGCTGTAATTAACTCTCGCTTAAACACCTTAGCTTTTGTTCAATCCGAAGCAGATTTTACGGGCGCCGTGGGAGGAACTGAACCCGGTTTTATTGGTCTTGCAATAAGTTCTTCTGAAATCTTGGGTGTTACCACATTTCGTTGGTATCCAAGTTCTCGAAAGGTTGGGAGTGGAAGTATCCGAAGGTTTTATAGCATTCAACCTGCCAATAATGGAACATTAACAGAAGTGTTTCAAAGGTTTAGTGGGATATCAGGCACTTTTGATGAAGTGGAAGGAAATGACCCAGCTGCATTGTCTTTTTACTCTTCAAATGATATTAATTTTACTTCGTCAACGCTTCGTTCCATCTTCTTTAGCACTAACTTCGTTAAAGCAACGACCGATAATATCCCTCTAACCGCTGGAAGCCCGACATTTTTTACGCTTGCAGCTCCGGCCTATATCGATTTCACGGTGCAAGATGGCGATTGGGAAGACCCAAACACTTGGAACAATAATCAAGTCCCTCCCGCGAATGCCTCACTCACTTTGAATAACCGAGTCAACGCTTATAACCCATCGTACTTTGTGGGTGACCTCACCTTCAACGACGGCAGCTTTCTTGACCTTGGAAACACCTCCACATTATTCCTTAAAAATGGATTTTCACTCATTAATAATGGAAGCGATACCGCGCGAATCATACCACAAACGCGAGATATTCAAAACTACCCGCGTGTGGTGATGAATGGGCTCACCACACTTAATGGAATTTTTGAATTGAGTGTGGCATCGGTTTCTGGAGAATTGTCTATTCCTGCAAGTTCTCACTTGAAAGTATTGGATACCCTTATCCTTTCCAGAAGCGGCACTATTTCGCGAAGTGGAACCATTTCGTTTGAAGGTGTGCCGGATTCACCGAGCGAAAAAGCGGGAATTCGTTATGAAGGGTTTGGCGCAGAGACAAAGACTGTTGGGCAAGAGTGGGTGACAGGAAATCAGGTTATTCCCATCAATCAAGTGTCGCTTGCCTATCCGAACTACATTCATACGCTTCGTATTGGCGGTGTTGGAACCTATCAAGTTCAGCTTCCGTCATCAAGTGAATATTCATTGCGCGGTGGGTTTCAAATCGAAGAGAATACGGCGTTTATTCTTCAATCCTCTTCAACCAATAAACTCAATATCGCGCCTTATACCAACGAAATCTCAGAACTCATCATAAATGGATCTTTAACGACCAATAACCGGACAATATTTATCAATAGTCCAAACGCCTACTTGACCAGCAGCAATCAAGTAACCCTTGGTCGCCTTCACTTGCTTCGCTCTGCGCTGTTTGTGCAAGCACCAATCCTTCGATTTACGACGCCGGGTCACAGCATTTATACACGCGATACTACCGTTTCTTCAGTGAATTACAACGGTCTTAGCGAAATTCTTTTGCAAGGAAATACCATATCGCTTCCAACGAATGCCGGAATTTTTGCGTTACAATCAACTTCCTCAAGTGCATTGCGATTCAGAAGCACAACCCAAAAAGGGATTGTGAGATTTGATGGCGTTGGGACAATAAGAACGAGCAATCCACCTTCGGTCTCAAACGAAATCATTTTTGAGAATTCCTCTGAACTTCAATTGGAGGATGCATTAAATCTCACATCCGGCGATAACGTGTTTATTGAAGGCGGCGTAAGGCTTTTGCCGGGTTCATTTGTGGTTGGTGATTCTTTGCACTTTCGTGGCGAGAGCAGTGAGCTGATTTATGCAACAGATGGCGGTGCTTACGGCATTGGTCGTGAATGGCCTGCTGTCAATCGCCCAAGAGTGGTTACAGCGGGGTCGGTTGGAATTACAAATTTGAATTCCAATCGGGTGGTGCGAAAGCTCACGATGCTTGGCAATGTCACTTCAACGGCAGGTTCACCAACGCTTTTTGCTGATTCAATTTATGCGAATTCCACGCAGTTCATAAGAGCCGGAACGGCTTTTAATATTTCAGTTTCTGATAGCGGGTTATTTCAATCGTCTCGTACCGACGGGCTCAATGGACACGCAGGAACTGGGGTGACGCTCAATTTTGGAACGCTCTCCGATTTTGTATTTAATCCCACAACCAACGGAAACTTCAACGCGGGAACATTATTCCCGACAGAGATTCGAAATCTCACCATCAATCATCAAGGCAGCGAAGGCTTTAACACCATCACCTTGAATGACTTTATACAGCTTCGCGATACCTTGCGCTTGGAGAACGGTGTCTTAAATCTGAACGATAATCTCGAGCTCGGATTACTATTTAGCTCGTTTATTCAGAATAATGGGCGATTTACGGGCGCGTTCAATTCGGGATACTTTAGAAAAATTGTACAAACAGGAGGAGGTACGCTTTCCACAGTTCAAACATTACCGGTATATGGGCAGTTGGAGCAAGTCTTGCATTATGCAGCAGGGACTTTAGAATTAGATGTCGTTGGTTTTACAAGTCTTCAACCAACGCGGCTGCATTTAAGTGGGAAATTGGCTTTAGTGGGAGCTGCAAGTTCTGTGTGGCTTAGAAACACCGACCCCACAAGCCTAACGAGAACCGGCAATGGTTGGATTATTGGCAATACCGCTTTTCCAACGACTTTTAGCTTTCAAAGAGATTTTGACGGAACATCAGGAACTTATATTTATCCGGTTGGTACGGCACTTTACTACAAAGGCGTCGAGATAGAATATCAAGATTTTGTTGTGGGACCCGGCGCAACGGTTGCGGTGACTTATGTCGATGTTCCTTCCGGAACCGGTGGATTAGGCTTTTTTGATAATGGGGTTCAGATTGAAAATGTCGCGCCACATTCTTGGATTATTCAAAAATTGAATTGCGATTTGAACCGAGGGACACTACGCATATTCAATCAAGGGGTTGATGGGATTGGCAATGTGCCGTTGCTTCGCTTAGCAAACAGTTCCGACGGGGGAATCACTTGGCAATCCGTTTCAGGTTCAAGCTTTACTTATTCCAATAGTGTTGATAATGGGTTTTCTCCGCCGCTTTACAATGTCACGGTTAATGATGTCAGCATTTCAAGTCTTTCGCCCAGATTCACTTATGCCGGAAATTGGGCTGATAATCCTCTGCCGGTTGAACTTGCAGAATTCACCGCAACCTCAAAAGAAATTGGAATGGTATTGAATTGGAGAACATCATCTGAAATTAATTCTCACGGGTTTACCATCTCGCGTAAACGGGTCAATGAAACTGAATGGAAAACATTGGCAAGCTATAGAACAGCCGCAGGCTTGAAAGCAAAAAATGTGTCGAATGGTGCTGCGTATCAATTCATTGATGAAAGCGATATGGCGCTTGGTGAAAAACTTGAATACCGTTTTGAGGAAACGGGGTTTGATGGTAAGCACGAGCACTTAAAGTCAATTTCAGTAGAATCCCGCTTTGATAATCAAGTTCGTGAATTCGCGCTTTCTCAAAATTATCCGAATCCATTCAACCCAACCACAACCATCCGTTATGATTTGAAAGAGCGGGCGGATGTAACGCTTGAAGTTTATAATCTTTTGGGGCAGAAAGTGGTGATTCTTGCAAGCGGGAATCAAGCGCGGGGTCGATACCAAGTGAATTTTAATGGCATTTCACTTTCGAGTGGAATGTATTTCTACCGCATCAGCGCAAAAGGGCAAAATGAAACATTTACTCAAGTCAAGAAGATGATGATCATAAAGTAA
- a CDS encoding ABC transporter substrate-binding protein translates to MKQFTRLATLFLIFLSSLTGCKKNSDHGVESTRSTAVIAIGTDFDHLNPLIIQLGISREVCNLLYPTLFYRNYDEESGSLTFEPAFAASWKFSEGGKRVTLVLRNDVYWSDGKKVTAHDLAFSYRLYGNPDVTSTRQQYIGDFLRTSTGEIDFEKSIQIDSDTVITLSFSKQLTEAIFFDHFYDLLPIPKHVYESVAPRDFRAKSSELPILSAGPFKVMQWDRQSKLVLVPNETSVLPHPAKLSRVEFQVIPEYTTRLTALKSGSADVLMASGGIAPPDAERLEKESPEIQVISVRNRFFDSIVWLTIDGEAYRNGKKILPNFFFGDKKVRQAMTYAVNREAIVDGFMRAEHATIVNTSLSPAYKYLLDTTLHQYEFNPQKAKALLAEAGWKAGSNGILVKEGKAFSFKLIAPTGNARRSYAATIIQQNLKDIGIDCKLEFVETVLWNKGQNTWQYDATIAGLGAETLPFQLVMWGSDFERNNFNSSAFQNSELDDIIAKLALPQTPENEKQLWHRFQAILHEEQPRTFLYYFDELEGVSKKLKGVKMNMLMTLFNLHEWEFK, encoded by the coding sequence TTGAAACAATTCACACGGCTCGCAACCTTATTTCTGATTTTCCTTTCATCTTTAACGGGATGCAAAAAAAATTCAGACCACGGGGTTGAATCAACCCGTTCAACCGCGGTAATTGCAATTGGAACCGATTTCGATCATCTCAATCCATTGATTATTCAACTGGGAATTTCACGCGAAGTTTGCAACCTTCTTTACCCAACTCTTTTTTATCGCAATTATGATGAAGAGAGCGGGTCGCTCACTTTTGAACCCGCTTTTGCCGCCTCTTGGAAATTTTCGGAAGGCGGGAAACGAGTGACGCTCGTCTTAAGAAATGATGTTTATTGGAGCGACGGAAAAAAAGTAACGGCGCACGATTTGGCTTTCTCTTATAGGCTTTATGGCAACCCCGATGTCACAAGCACTCGCCAGCAGTACATCGGCGATTTTCTTCGGACTTCCACAGGTGAAATCGATTTTGAAAAATCCATTCAAATTGATTCGGACACCGTGATCACCCTAAGCTTTTCAAAGCAACTCACCGAAGCTATCTTCTTTGATCACTTCTATGATTTACTCCCTATTCCAAAACATGTTTATGAATCAGTTGCACCGCGCGATTTCAGAGCAAAGTCATCGGAACTTCCGATTCTTTCTGCCGGGCCGTTCAAAGTGATGCAGTGGGATAGACAATCGAAATTAGTTTTGGTACCAAATGAAACAAGCGTATTGCCACATCCGGCAAAGCTTTCGCGGGTGGAGTTTCAAGTGATTCCCGAATACACCACGCGGCTTACTGCGCTGAAATCGGGAAGTGCCGATGTGTTGATGGCAAGCGGCGGAATCGCACCGCCAGATGCAGAACGATTGGAAAAGGAATCTCCCGAGATTCAAGTCATCTCAGTTCGCAATCGCTTTTTCGATAGCATCGTTTGGCTTACAATTGATGGCGAGGCTTATCGAAACGGAAAAAAAATTCTTCCGAATTTTTTCTTTGGCGATAAGAAAGTAAGACAAGCAATGACTTATGCCGTCAACCGCGAAGCCATTGTTGATGGGTTTATGCGGGCAGAACACGCGACGATTGTGAATACCTCCCTTTCACCGGCATACAAATATTTGCTCGATACCACCCTTCATCAATATGAATTCAACCCGCAAAAAGCCAAGGCGTTGCTCGCGGAAGCAGGTTGGAAAGCGGGCAGCAACGGCATTCTTGTAAAGGAAGGAAAAGCATTTTCGTTCAAACTGATTGCGCCAACCGGAAACGCCCGCCGCTCTTATGCCGCCACTATTATTCAACAAAACCTGAAGGACATTGGCATTGATTGCAAGCTTGAATTTGTTGAAACCGTGCTTTGGAATAAAGGTCAGAACACGTGGCAATATGATGCAACAATTGCCGGACTTGGCGCGGAAACGCTGCCCTTTCAATTGGTAATGTGGGGCTCAGACTTTGAACGAAATAACTTTAATTCATCGGCATTTCAGAATTCAGAACTTGATGACATTATTGCCAAACTTGCTCTCCCACAAACGCCTGAAAATGAAAAGCAACTGTGGCATCGCTTCCAAGCCATACTTCACGAAGAGCAGCCGCGGACATTTCTCTATTACTTCGATGAATTGGAGGGCGTCAGCAAAAAATTGAAAGGCGTGAAAATGAATATGCTGATGACGCTTTTTAACCTGCATGAATGGGAATTCAAATAG
- a CDS encoding T9SS type A sorting domain-containing protein, which produces MKFIITVFVLLLLTTTKTGAQVLPPLPIPIGAGSAQVWGDSIYVIGGSNNWGGNIVYPRIYRFNGTSWAYHDSIPDSNVWDVETVIKGNEIFLIAGWPSGPRLTRKYNLSTRLWTSLAALPTSQSFTWGTTAEVIGDSIYLVNPGGNTYRYSIPGNSWTELPNAGRTGSNDLSSIAFNGEMYVIGFRDSSFVKYSPQTGTWSTLAKSPYQVGACAMGIVNEQIYCIGGNLNGGTGAFYNTVIAYNILTNSWRTDSLRISGKRHWMARAEYRGGLYVLGGIDSLANSVNTVEQIIPQGTSSVRKITNTLPRNFELLQNYPNPFNPSTTIRYRVASASEITLSVFDVLGREVASLFKGWQAAGEYGFDFNAAERGLSSGIYFYRLISKERIETKKMILAK; this is translated from the coding sequence ATGAAATTCATCATCACCGTATTTGTTCTTTTATTGCTTACCACCACAAAAACAGGTGCTCAAGTATTGCCGCCATTGCCCATTCCCATAGGTGCCGGTTCAGCGCAGGTTTGGGGCGATAGTATTTATGTCATTGGTGGTTCAAATAATTGGGGTGGAAACATTGTCTATCCCCGCATTTATCGCTTCAACGGAACTTCGTGGGCATATCACGATTCCATTCCCGACAGCAACGTTTGGGATGTTGAAACGGTCATTAAAGGAAATGAAATATTCCTAATTGCCGGTTGGCCAAGCGGCCCAAGATTGACACGCAAGTATAATCTTTCTACGAGATTGTGGACTTCTCTTGCAGCACTTCCTACATCTCAATCGTTTACTTGGGGAACAACCGCAGAAGTGATTGGAGATAGCATTTATCTCGTCAATCCCGGAGGAAATACATATCGATATTCCATCCCCGGAAACTCTTGGACGGAGCTTCCCAATGCCGGAAGAACGGGTTCAAATGATTTAAGTTCGATTGCCTTTAACGGGGAAATGTATGTCATTGGCTTTCGAGATTCATCCTTTGTAAAATATTCTCCACAAACAGGCACTTGGTCAACCCTTGCGAAATCTCCTTATCAAGTGGGGGCATGTGCAATGGGAATTGTCAATGAACAGATTTACTGTATCGGTGGAAATCTGAATGGCGGCACAGGAGCTTTTTACAATACCGTGATTGCTTACAATATTCTCACAAATTCGTGGCGAACGGATTCGCTTCGCATTTCAGGAAAAAGGCACTGGATGGCACGCGCCGAATATCGCGGTGGGCTTTATGTTTTGGGAGGGATTGATTCGCTTGCAAATTCCGTCAATACAGTTGAGCAAATTATTCCTCAGGGAACATCAAGCGTTCGGAAAATCACAAACACCTTACCAAGAAATTTTGAACTCTTGCAAAATTATCCGAATCCGTTTAACCCAAGCACCACAATTCGTTACCGAGTTGCAAGCGCGAGCGAGATTACCCTGAGTGTTTTTGATGTCTTAGGTCGCGAGGTAGCATCTCTTTTCAAAGGGTGGCAAGCAGCCGGAGAATATGGATTTGACTTTAATGCAGCCGAGCGGGGACTTTCTTCAGGAATCTATTTTTACAGACTCATTTCAAAAGAAAGAATAGAAACGAAGAAAATGATTCTTGCGAAGTAA
- a CDS encoding 4-hydroxy-3-methylbut-2-enyl diphosphate reductase, which yields MKITIDQHSGFCFGVQFAIEMAEGELSESGHLYSLGDIVHNAVEVERLGRMGLKTISKEDFSKLENTKVLIRAHGEPPETYQYAMDHNIELIDASCPVVLKLQRRVKDFYDKGYQVLIYGKKDHAEMIGVNGQCRGEAILIKYADLHDPAEIAPINFTKKTVLFSQTTQDTKGFYELKANLEKLFAEKNAAKNFDAEATLAEAADFLAKDTICRQVSNRDEILKDFAKEHEVIVFVAGKKSSNGKVLFGICKENNPKTFFVENENELQSAWFVNETGNPVETVGICGATSTPMWQMEKVKETISERFSPVSI from the coding sequence ATGAAAATCACGATTGATCAACATTCGGGCTTTTGTTTTGGTGTGCAGTTTGCCATTGAAATGGCTGAAGGTGAATTAAGTGAAAGCGGTCATCTTTATTCTTTGGGCGATATCGTTCACAATGCCGTAGAAGTTGAGCGCTTAGGAAGGATGGGGCTTAAAACCATCTCCAAGGAAGACTTTTCCAAACTTGAAAACACGAAGGTTCTGATTCGTGCCCACGGCGAACCGCCCGAAACTTATCAATACGCGATGGATCATAACATCGAACTCATCGATGCCTCTTGCCCGGTGGTGCTGAAACTTCAACGCCGCGTGAAAGATTTTTATGATAAAGGATATCAAGTGCTGATTTATGGGAAGAAAGATCACGCGGAAATGATTGGCGTCAATGGCCAATGCCGTGGCGAAGCCATATTGATTAAATACGCAGACTTGCACGACCCCGCCGAAATCGCACCAATCAACTTCACAAAAAAGACCGTGCTCTTCTCCCAAACCACGCAAGACACTAAAGGCTTCTATGAATTAAAGGCCAATCTCGAAAAACTTTTTGCCGAAAAAAACGCCGCGAAAAATTTCGATGCCGAAGCAACGCTCGCCGAAGCCGCAGATTTCTTAGCCAAAGATACCATCTGCCGTCAAGTCTCAAATCGCGATGAAATCCTCAAAGATTTTGCGAAAGAACACGAGGTTATCGTCTTTGTCGCCGGTAAAAAAAGCTCCAATGGAAAAGTCTTATTTGGTATCTGCAAAGAGAATAATCCCAAAACTTTTTTTGTAGAAAATGAAAATGAACTGCAATCGGCGTGGTTCGTTAATGAAACGGGTAACCCTGTAGAAACTGTGGGCATTTGCGGCGCAACCTCAACGCCAATGTGGCAGATGGAAAAAGTCAAAGAAACGATTTCCGAACGCTTTTCTCCCGTTTCAATCTGA